In Candidatus Contubernalis alkalaceticus, the following proteins share a genomic window:
- a CDS encoding class I SAM-dependent methyltransferase, with the protein MGNEQIQINHQINSPELWEEIWNRAREESLLRRKRKSLKDTVNHWNKRAKKFEKNVTGEKGRRRIGRVFNWLENQGVNFDNMRVLDIGAGPGAFAQAFAGRVKDVVALEPAEAMVTFLKEQIEINKINNIRVIQDTWEEVNLEEHNLEQQFDLVFASMSPGINNRDTIDKALRCAKKYCFISSHAGKRQNDALSELWQTLYGETIPSWPGNIVYIFNFLYARGFQMSFEVWEEKRMQENTPEEAVSSLKEELLLYGVEDPFKEDERIIEFVNNKAVNGIFRQEHTVRQGQLLIKL; encoded by the coding sequence GTGGGAAATGAGCAGATTCAAATTAATCATCAAATCAACAGCCCTGAACTTTGGGAGGAGATATGGAACAGGGCCAGGGAAGAATCTTTATTGCGACGAAAAAGGAAAAGTCTAAAAGATACGGTAAACCATTGGAATAAAAGGGCGAAAAAATTTGAGAAAAATGTTACGGGAGAAAAAGGCAGGAGAAGGATAGGAAGGGTTTTTAACTGGCTGGAAAACCAGGGAGTAAATTTTGACAATATGAGGGTTCTGGATATTGGGGCCGGGCCTGGTGCTTTTGCCCAGGCTTTTGCCGGGAGAGTGAAGGACGTGGTGGCTCTGGAGCCGGCAGAAGCCATGGTGACTTTTTTAAAAGAGCAGATTGAAATAAATAAAATAAACAATATAAGGGTAATTCAAGATACCTGGGAGGAAGTTAACCTGGAAGAACATAATTTGGAACAACAATTTGACCTGGTTTTTGCTTCCATGAGCCCAGGGATAAATAACAGGGATACTATCGATAAAGCACTGCGCTGTGCCAAAAAATACTGTTTTATTAGTAGTCATGCTGGTAAGAGGCAGAACGATGCCCTGTCGGAACTCTGGCAGACTCTGTATGGCGAAACAATTCCCTCCTGGCCCGGTAATATCGTTTACATTTTTAACTTTCTTTATGCCAGGGGTTTTCAAATGAGTTTTGAAGTATGGGAGGAAAAGCGGATGCAGGAAAATACCCCGGAGGAAGCAGTGTCTTCCTTGAAAGAAGAGCTGCTTTTGTATGGGGTGGAGGATCCTTTTAAAGAGGATGAAAGAATAATAGAATTTGTTAATAATAAGGCGGTAAATGGAATATTTAGACAGGAGCATACAGTCCGTCAGGGTCAGTTATTGATTAAGCTGTAA
- a CDS encoding ABC transporter substrate-binding protein encodes MSRKYLLLFLALIISAGLLLFGCGTNQVNDAQKQDAANGEEQQEEKDEEQQVDLIKLSGGDWGYPSPYAHYPRGPGTRKMRLIFDTLLNSDADGNDSPRLASDWEVSPDGLVYTLTLQPEAKWQDGQQLTADDVVFSYEYQNQFPPVNVADFSSINKVETVDDKTVKVELEQPDPFFLENMRSFTIIPKHIWEEVTDPYNFVASEAVVGTGPYRLTDYSKEHGTYRFEENESYWGSKPRVKAIELIPVSEDIMAFEQGAVDRISATPDILPKFENNPEYRVMQYETTWSYRLYFNMNQRPELADKTLRQALAYAIDRQELVDMVERGAAVPGNPGVLHPSNELYNAEVPQYTYNRQKAEELLDSLGYKDNNGDGIRENSVGEKLSFRLLADDGSVRIAELIKQQLALIGIEVNVQVTDNMTRDARFEEGDFELCINGSGGVENLSEVTTIKEETRATSTTADVIGYSNPEVDRLYSAQEKETDLERKRKLMEELQQIVAEELPKLTIYYRNDISVHRPSVYDGWSLETYHNDHRLNFVAD; translated from the coding sequence ATGTCAAGGAAATACTTATTATTATTTTTGGCACTGATTATTTCCGCAGGTCTTCTTTTATTTGGCTGTGGAACAAATCAAGTAAATGATGCTCAAAAACAGGATGCAGCCAATGGTGAAGAGCAGCAGGAGGAGAAAGATGAAGAACAGCAGGTTGATTTGATTAAGTTGAGCGGGGGAGATTGGGGTTATCCCAGTCCGTATGCCCATTATCCCAGGGGCCCTGGAACCCGTAAGATGCGCCTGATTTTTGATACTCTGTTAAATAGTGATGCTGATGGAAACGATTCGCCCAGGTTGGCCAGTGATTGGGAGGTTAGTCCAGATGGCCTGGTCTATACTTTAACCCTTCAGCCCGAGGCAAAGTGGCAGGATGGCCAGCAATTGACAGCTGATGATGTAGTTTTCAGTTATGAATATCAAAATCAGTTTCCCCCGGTTAATGTTGCTGATTTTTCTTCCATAAATAAAGTGGAAACCGTGGATGACAAGACGGTAAAGGTTGAACTGGAACAGCCGGATCCTTTCTTTTTAGAAAATATGCGGAGTTTTACCATTATTCCTAAACATATCTGGGAAGAAGTCACTGACCCCTATAATTTTGTTGCCTCTGAGGCTGTGGTGGGAACAGGGCCTTACAGGTTAACCGATTACAGCAAAGAGCACGGCACCTATCGTTTTGAGGAAAATGAAAGTTACTGGGGGAGTAAGCCCAGAGTTAAGGCCATCGAGCTTATTCCGGTGAGTGAGGATATCATGGCTTTCGAGCAGGGAGCGGTTGACCGTATCAGTGCCACCCCTGATATTTTGCCCAAGTTTGAAAATAACCCGGAGTACCGGGTCATGCAGTATGAAACAACCTGGTCTTATCGGCTTTACTTCAATATGAACCAGCGGCCGGAGTTGGCTGATAAAACTTTGCGCCAAGCCCTGGCTTATGCCATTGACCGTCAGGAGCTGGTGGATATGGTGGAGCGGGGGGCTGCGGTGCCGGGGAACCCGGGGGTTTTACACCCCAGTAATGAACTTTACAACGCTGAAGTGCCTCAATATACCTATAACCGACAGAAGGCAGAAGAACTCTTGGACAGCCTGGGCTATAAAGATAACAATGGAGATGGGATAAGGGAAAATAGTGTAGGTGAGAAGCTGAGTTTCCGGCTGCTGGCTGACGATGGCAGCGTCCGCATTGCAGAGTTAATTAAGCAGCAGCTTGCTCTCATAGGTATAGAGGTTAATGTCCAGGTAACCGACAATATGACCAGGGACGCCCGCTTTGAGGAGGGGGATTTTGAACTTTGTATCAATGGCAGCGGTGGCGTAGAAAATCTTTCAGAAGTTACCACTATTAAAGAAGAGACCAGGGCTACCTCTACCACAGCAGATGTAATAGGTTACAGTAACCCCGAGGTGGACAGGTTGTATTCTGCTCAGGAGAAAGAAACAGATTTAGAAAGAAAAAGGAAACTGATGGAGGAGCTGCAGCAGATTGTGGCGGAAGAGCTGCCCAAGCTTACTATTTACTATAGAAACGACATTTCTGTGCACCGCCCATCGGTATATGACGGCTGGAGTCTGGAAACTTATCATAATGATCACCGGCTGAACTTTGTGGCTGATTAA
- a CDS encoding SPL family radical SAM protein: MQFIPAKTIISGYADNNSWFGNNYNMNIYKGCCHGCIYCDSRSECYHIEKFDEVRAKENALAIIARELQSKRKKGVVGTGAMSDPYNPFEKKYMLTRGALELIDRYGFGVSIATKSDLIARDIDILKNIAVHSPVLIKMTITAKDDKLCKIIEPNVALSSERFATIKKLTDQGVFAGVLLMPVLPFIEDNEENIKGIIEYACKNGAKFIYPAFGVTLRQNQRDWYYQKLEDLFPGLKEKYIKKFGNTYECRSPKGNELWNLFRGQCDQLGIHYKMVDIIKLYKKGYGYKQLSIFD, translated from the coding sequence GTGCAATTTATTCCGGCAAAAACCATCATTTCAGGATATGCTGACAACAATTCCTGGTTTGGTAATAACTACAACATGAATATTTACAAGGGTTGTTGTCATGGCTGCATATATTGTGACAGCCGCAGTGAGTGTTACCATATAGAAAAATTTGATGAGGTAAGGGCAAAAGAAAATGCTCTTGCGATAATTGCCCGTGAGCTTCAATCAAAACGCAAAAAAGGTGTGGTTGGAACTGGAGCAATGAGTGACCCTTATAATCCATTTGAAAAAAAGTATATGCTCACAAGAGGGGCGCTGGAACTGATAGACCGTTATGGTTTTGGTGTATCTATTGCTACTAAAAGTGATTTGATCGCCAGGGATATAGATATTTTAAAAAATATTGCGGTACATTCTCCAGTGCTGATTAAGATGACTATCACCGCGAAAGATGATAAATTGTGTAAAATAATTGAACCCAATGTGGCTCTATCATCGGAAAGATTTGCGACCATAAAAAAACTGACAGACCAAGGTGTTTTTGCTGGAGTATTATTAATGCCGGTACTGCCCTTCATAGAAGATAATGAAGAGAATATCAAAGGCATTATTGAGTATGCATGCAAAAATGGAGCAAAGTTTATATATCCTGCTTTTGGTGTAACCTTAAGGCAGAATCAGAGAGATTGGTATTACCAAAAATTGGAAGATCTCTTTCCAGGCCTTAAAGAAAAATATATTAAGAAATTTGGAAATACCTATGAATGCCGTTCTCCAAAGGGTAATGAGTTATGGAATTTATTCCGAGGCCAATGTGACCAGTTAGGAATTCATTATAAAATGGTTGATATTATTAAATTGTATAAGAAAGGCTATGGTTATAAGCAGCTTTCAATTTTTGATTAA
- a CDS encoding TetR/AcrR family transcriptional regulator, translating to MKKSHDDRRIRKTKVIIRKTLTQLLMEKDLKDITVSELTEIADINRGTFYLHYKDLYDLFEQIEKEIMDDFIGIITKYRKLTQVPLMPVLLEAFKYFAANSQIFIAILRTKETTFLNQVIDMCRPQNNKEWQSLFASDKDEYYEYYYSFIAFGCVALLRRWFDNGMTESPEQMAALAEKLMANCTRDLP from the coding sequence ATGAAAAAATCACATGATGATCGACGCATACGCAAGACAAAAGTGATTATTCGAAAAACCCTAACGCAGCTATTGATGGAAAAGGACTTAAAGGATATCACCGTAAGCGAATTAACTGAAATAGCGGATATTAATCGAGGAACTTTCTATCTACATTACAAGGATTTATATGACTTGTTTGAGCAGATAGAAAAAGAAATAATGGATGATTTTATTGGAATCATCACCAAATACCGAAAACTTACTCAGGTACCCTTGATGCCGGTTTTGCTTGAAGCGTTTAAATATTTCGCTGCCAATTCTCAAATTTTCATCGCCATTCTTCGAACAAAAGAAACCACCTTCTTAAACCAGGTAATTGATATGTGCCGTCCACAAAATAATAAGGAATGGCAAAGTCTTTTTGCCAGCGATAAGGATGAGTATTACGAATACTATTATTCTTTTATTGCCTTCGGCTGCGTCGCCCTGCTGCGCCGCTGGTTTGATAACGGGATGACGGAATCACCGGAACAAATGGCAGCACTGGCTGAAAAACTTATGGCAAACTGCACAAGAGATTTGCCATAA
- a CDS encoding efflux RND transporter permease subunit — MSNLEKIADTILRQKNVVLIVFLLVALVCAALMSLVNINYKLSDYLPEDNPSTTALQVIDENFDEEIPNLSIFIEDISIPEALQIKEQIKEMNGVESVLWLDDVIDVYKPLEIEDSATVEAWYKDGGALFSVSVNKDHLVEHIDSLTEFVGERGVMAGEAFNQAMAQSSTMEEIPKIILFVVPLVLIILLFSTSSWFEPVLFLITIGAAILINEGTNIFLGEVSFVTRSTSSILQLAVSMDYAVFLLHSFARLRKKNVNIQQAMSKAMVQSFSSISASAMTTILSFLVLALMRFKIGPDMGMVLAKGVLTSFISVMVLLPVLVISTSGLMDRTHHRPLLPSFEKFSRVVVRLCIPLSIIVMIIMVPGYLGQKNNQFIYGSSGMNSADSQAKIDMDKINSVFGESVQMVLLVPEGDIVKETQLGSALEQLENVTSVVSYSHMVGAQIPEDFLAADQLAHFRSGQYSRLILYVNTSDEGEDAFRAVEAVRETAKNYYWEEDYHLVGQSVVNYDLKDTIVKDNQVVSIAVILAIGLVLLLTFRSPSIAIVLLLAIKGATWLNLSIPYFAGYPLNYLGYQIISSVQLGATVDYGILFAQQYTWNRKIMDKRSAAGRTISDTAASILTPASILTIAGLMLGLVSSNGIISQMGAILGRGAMLSAGMVLLVLPGMLILFDKIIQKTTVKTAHKEEIEG, encoded by the coding sequence GTGAGTAATCTGGAGAAAATTGCTGATACTATATTACGGCAAAAAAACGTAGTGTTAATTGTTTTTTTATTGGTAGCATTGGTTTGTGCAGCATTAATGTCTTTAGTCAATATTAATTACAAGCTCTCCGATTATTTGCCGGAGGATAATCCTTCTACCACAGCTTTGCAGGTTATAGATGAGAATTTTGATGAAGAGATACCAAATCTTTCGATCTTTATTGAAGACATTAGTATTCCTGAAGCTCTTCAAATCAAAGAGCAGATTAAGGAAATGAACGGTGTGGAGAGTGTGCTTTGGCTTGATGACGTGATTGATGTTTATAAGCCACTGGAGATAGAGGATTCTGCCACGGTTGAAGCATGGTATAAGGATGGCGGTGCGCTGTTTTCCGTGTCTGTGAACAAGGATCATCTGGTTGAGCACATCGATTCTTTGACAGAATTTGTTGGAGAGCGTGGAGTGATGGCTGGAGAAGCATTCAATCAGGCCATGGCACAAAGTTCCACCATGGAAGAAATCCCAAAAATTATTCTATTCGTTGTGCCTTTGGTGCTTATAATCTTGTTGTTTTCTACCAGTTCGTGGTTTGAGCCGGTACTTTTTTTGATAACCATTGGAGCTGCTATTTTGATTAATGAGGGTACCAATATTTTTTTAGGTGAAGTATCCTTTGTGACTAGATCCACCAGTTCCATATTACAGCTGGCGGTATCCATGGACTATGCTGTTTTTTTACTGCATAGTTTTGCCCGACTTCGGAAGAAGAATGTGAATATCCAACAGGCCATGTCAAAAGCCATGGTTCAATCCTTTTCCTCCATTTCAGCCAGTGCAATGACAACTATTCTCAGTTTTTTAGTATTGGCATTGATGCGGTTTAAAATCGGGCCCGATATGGGGATGGTGCTGGCTAAAGGTGTATTAACCAGCTTCATTAGTGTAATGGTTCTTTTGCCTGTTTTAGTAATTTCAACTAGCGGGCTGATGGATCGTACTCACCACCGTCCACTGCTGCCTTCTTTTGAAAAATTCAGCAGAGTTGTTGTTCGGCTTTGTATACCCCTGTCCATAATTGTAATGATTATAATGGTTCCTGGTTATTTAGGACAAAAAAATAACCAATTCATCTACGGCTCCTCTGGGATGAACAGTGCTGATTCCCAGGCTAAAATAGACATGGATAAAATTAACAGTGTTTTTGGGGAATCGGTACAGATGGTATTACTGGTTCCTGAAGGTGATATCGTTAAAGAGACACAGTTGGGGAGTGCTTTGGAGCAGTTGGAAAATGTGACCTCTGTGGTGTCCTATTCCCATATGGTAGGGGCTCAAATTCCTGAGGATTTTCTGGCAGCTGATCAACTGGCACATTTTCGTTCCGGTCAATACAGTCGATTGATTCTTTATGTGAACACATCTGATGAGGGTGAAGATGCTTTTCGGGCAGTGGAAGCGGTGCGGGAAACAGCAAAAAACTATTACTGGGAAGAAGATTATCACCTGGTGGGGCAAAGTGTTGTCAATTATGATCTTAAGGATACAATTGTTAAAGATAATCAGGTAGTTAGTATTGCGGTAATTCTAGCCATTGGGTTGGTGCTGCTCTTGACATTCCGCTCCCCATCCATCGCTATAGTTTTACTTTTGGCAATAAAAGGGGCAACCTGGTTGAATCTGAGTATTCCCTATTTTGCCGGTTATCCCCTTAATTATCTTGGTTATCAGATTATTAGTTCTGTGCAATTGGGGGCTACTGTGGATTATGGCATCTTATTTGCACAACAATACACATGGAATCGTAAAATTATGGATAAACGAAGTGCTGCAGGCAGGACGATTTCCGATACAGCGGCTTCAATTCTTACTCCCGCAAGCATTTTAACCATCGCGGGGCTTATGTTGGGTTTAGTCTCCAGCAATGGAATCATTAGTCAAATGGGTGCTATTCTGGGCCGGGGAGCCATGCTGTCCGCCGGGATGGTGTTATTGGTACTGCCGGGAATGCTAATCTTGTTTGATAAGATTATTCAGAAAACCACAGTAAAAACAGCTCATAAGGAGGAAATAGAAGGATGA